A genomic segment from Lytechinus variegatus isolate NC3 chromosome 10, Lvar_3.0, whole genome shotgun sequence encodes:
- the LOC121422819 gene encoding serine/arginine repetitive matrix protein 2-like, with protein sequence MVFSTKVIVSFSIVTLSLIFQVDAPIPDVVPRPEPVDIKEEPGENGEGNSSSANSNTPTVSPCMLPSTSTKPPGTMPARTASIVGQVKRKLAQDLSSSFLSSSSDDDTDDVGPPLLQKETPIKRLCGGFKAKSIPKVKRKDSSLIKKSKSSLSNGKAKSAPVTPVAPRNPVSLKRKKKEGKKKVKKKKKMLQPKVSLKNPSPIVKIRIMRKTKKDGTVIRTKHYEHKDGSITIRRLKPKDKKLKGKGKEKGSLKINKTNAVVRKESLPKLKKKKKKLKVKQQQPVTALPKKVKSEKKIAKVKTKTKLKVKKQKVSPPSKPLPPPPHSLSRHSSTTSSSSSSSSSSSSSSSSASPSPSPSPMPPSSPKHTSHHHSSSLVSRPVKSEVTAELVPPPKHVAEVKETEFGKLGPIKIVIRSNSRSSEVDEKSPRKDKSPMGHKKEGSLFSPTAPLECSLISPTPDPPLPTITESSDSVKTTNVVSSGGKSGNTPSTKSSSTVTNGVKSSTVSSPKSNGTINSSIKSGSHSKSGVKLGSDVNTGSFKSNSAAGNTSMKSSSAAGNTSLKSSSAAGNTSLKSNSATGNTSLKSSSAAGNTSFKSSNAAGNTSVKSSSAAGNTSLKNGSSTGNTNVKSSTSIGSISSKTNSSLVNNGVKPSGSTGNGGAKPNGVTTTTTSGGVKQTATTAIGETKPSGMTESDGLKQSGMAGIGETKSKGTAVIGGAKSNDSKTSSGVKPINTAENGGMKQSDMAGSSGMKSNITAVDAGVMPSGTGGNSTVRPTGTTGTDAARPNSAVSPISVADNNMEKQQISAATSPVKTSTTASASSAKQDHTPNSSAKSSVVANFKSSSMSINNNTKSSLISKTVKPSGKIISSAKVSIKDKISSSKKAPLKSPPASKNIVESSPYDYEDEDDCPLVIDEKPSNKSEKVKSSFKKDNVASMKQNSLNPEKKVSEKVSNVPKAVDKKHDTKPAGTKDCIKNSNWSLNRSELMPKKINASTPTASPTSSFPKTNDGSSRQDAPTRATNQDLKTKNSNLSQMLNAPLREKVVPKTTPAHKSPFTTPANSWNNQIIGSLNGKPKPYETVVNRVESVTNRPQTVQSREIMKAPPQAFIKQKNGHSIAMDSPNLPSRAKPVTGVEKPKPPGQSLKRNLSPVELNNNITKTLDKRGNVIKDPAKLHEKTKCAKTICKSVAQNVEKRDGLSTSLPPHPPPIRVPVVPKSILTVRTEQRASSFTAMPVDCPLDLSMKSPSAAKIKRELWRPQPEKVENILVTDVKMGEFTFTIRESNTAEGFFSQS encoded by the coding sequence ATGGTATTTTCAACAAAGGTAATAGTTTCCTTTTCTATTGTTactctttctctcattttccaGGTCGACGCACCAATTCCAGATGTTGTCCCACGCCCAGAACCCGTTGACATCAAGGAAGAGCCGGGTGAGAATGGGGAGGGTAACAGCAGCAGCGCCAACTCAAACACTCCCACTGTCTCCCCTTGTATGCTGCCATCTACGTCGACTAAGCCACCAGGCACCATGCCAGCAAGGACAGCTAGTATCGTTGGACAGGTCAAACGAAAACTCGCCCAAGATCTCTCCTCGTCATTTCTTTCGTCGTCTTCAGACGACGACACCGACGACGTCGGGCCTCCATTGCTTCAAAAGGAAACACCGATAAAGAGATTATGTGGTGGTTTTAAAGCTAAGTCTATTCCAAAAGTTAAACGAAAAGACTCATCTTTGATTAAGAAATCTAAGTCATCTTTGTCAAATGGTAAAGCAAAGTCGGCCCCTGTTACTCCTGTTGCACCGAGAAATCCGGTATCACttaagaggaaaaagaaagaaggtaaaaagaaggtgaagaagaagaaaaagatgctGCAACCAAAGGTATCGCTGAAGAATCCATCACCTATAGTAAAAATCCGTATCATGCGGAAGACGAAGAAGGACGGAACAGTCATTCGAACCAAGCATTATGAACATAAAGATGGCTCGATCACTATCCGCAGATTAAAACCAAAAGACAAGAAActgaaagggaaagggaaagaaaagggtagTCTTAAAATCAACAAGACAAATGCCGTTGTCCGTAAAGAAAGCCTGCCGaaattgaagaagaagaaaaagaaattgaaggtAAAACAGCAACAGCCAGTGACTGCGCTGCCAAAGAAAGTGAAATCAGAAAAGAAGATTGCgaaagtgaaaacaaaaacGAAATTGAAGGTAAAGAAACAAAAGGTATCGCCCCCATCAAAACCACTCCCGCCACCACCACATTCCCTTTCGCGCCATTCATCAACGACATcttcatcgtcgtcgtcatcatcatcatcgtcctcCTCATCGTCATCTGCGTCCCCGTCACCGTCGCCATCACCAATGCCACCGTCTTCGCCCAAACACACCTCCCACCATCACTCGTCATCGCTAGTGTCGAGACCCGTCAAGTCGGAGGTGACTGCCGAGCTCGTACCACCTCCCAAGCATGTTGCCGAGGTGAAAGAAACGGAGTTCGGTAAACTCGGCCCAATAAAGATCGTCATCCGGAGCAATTCACGATCATCAGAAGTTGACGAGAAAAGCCCAAGGAAGGACAAGAGTCCCATGGGTCACAAGAAAGAGGGAAGTTTGTTTAGCCCAACTGCGCCCTTGGAATGTAGTCTTATTAGTCCGACACCTGATCCGCCTTTGCCGACAATCACGGAGAGCAGTGACAGTGTCAAAACAACTAATGTGGTTTCAAGTGGTGGCAAATCCGGAAATACACCAAGCACCAAGTCCAGCAGCACTGTCACCAACGGTGTTAAATCAAGCACGGTCAGCAGTCCCAAGTCAAATGGTACCATCAATAGCTCCATCAAGTCAGGTAGTCACTCGAAAAGCGGTGTAAAGTTGGGATCCGATGTAAACACGGGGAGCTTTAAGAGCAATAGCGCTGCCGGGAACACGAGTATGAAGAGCAGTAGTGCTGCCGGGAACACGAGTTTGAAGAGCAGTAGTGCTGCCGGGAACACGAGTTTGAAGAGCAATAGCGCTACCGGGAACACGAGTTTGAAGAGCAGTAGTGCTGCTGGGAACACGAGCTTTAAGAGCAGTAACGCTGCCGGGAACACGAGCGTGAAGAGCAGTAGCGCTGCCGGAAACACGAGCTTGAAGAACGGTAGCTCTACTGGGAACACCAATGTGAAATCCAGTACCTCGATCGGTAGCATAAGCTCGAAAACAAATAGTTCGTTGGTGAATAACGGAGTAAAGCCTAGCGGCTCGACAGGAAATGGCGGGGCGAAGCCGAACGGTGTGACGACGACGACAACGAGTGGCGGAGTGAAGCAGACTGCTACGACAGCGATTGGCGAAACGAAGCCGAGCGGCATGACAGAGAGTGATGGTTTGAAGCAGAGCGGAATGGCAGGGATTGGCGAGACGAAATCGAAAGGCACAGCAGTGATTGGCGGGGCAAAGTCGAATGACTCAAAGACAAGTAGCGGGGTGAAGCCGATCAACACGGCCGAGAATGGTGGGATGAAACAGAGCGACATGGCAGGGAGTAGTGGGATGAAGTCGAATATCACGGCGGTGGATGCCGGGGTGATGCCGAGCGGCACGGGAGGAAATAGCACTGTGAGGCCAACCGGCACGACGGGGACTGACGCAGCAAGGCCGAATAGCGCGGTGAGCCCGATTAGCGTGGCAGATAACAACATGGAGAAACAGCAAATTTCTGCCGCCACGAGCCCGGTCAAGACGTCCACTACAGCCTCTGCAAGCAGCGCCAAGCAGGACCATACTCCAAACAGTAGTGCCAAGTCGAGTGTTGTAGCAAATTTTAAATCAAGTAGTATGTCTATCAACAACAATACTAAATCTAGTCTCATCTCCAAGACTGTAAAACCAAGTGGCAAAATCATCAGCAGTGCTAAGGTGTCTATCAAGGACAAGATATCGAGCAGTAAAAAGGCACCTCTGAAAAGTCCACCGGCTTCCAAGAACATAGTAGAGAGCAGTCCATATGACTACgaagatgaagatgattgtCCACTGGTTATAGATGAGAAACCATCGAATAAATCCGAGAAGGTGAAATCCTCATTCAAGAAAGACAACGTCGcatcaatgaaacaaaattcaTTAAATCCAGAAAAGAAAGTGAGTGAAAAAGTATCTAATGTTCCCAAAGCTGTTGACAAGAAACATGACACCAAACCTGCTGGTACTAAGGACTGTATCAAGAACAGCAACTGGAGTTTGAATCGCTCTGAACTTATGCCAAAGAAAATCAATGCATCAACCCCAACTGCATCACCAACATCTTCTTTTCCAAAGACCAACGATGGGTCGAGTAGACAAGACGCACCAACGAGAGCGACGAATCAAGATTTAAAAACCAAAAATAGTAATTTAAGTCAAATGTTAAACGCACCATTGCGAGAAAAAGTCGTTCCAAAGACGACTCCAGCTCATAAGTCACCTTTCACGACTCCTGCAAATTCTTGGAACAATCAAATAATTGGAAGCCTAAATGGAAAACCAAAACCCTATGAAACGGTTGTAAATCGCGTAGAATCCGTTACGAATCGTCCCCAAACCGTTCAGAGTCGCGAGATAATGAAAGCCCCTCCCCAAGCTTTCATAAAACAGAAGAATGGACATTCAATCGCAATGGATTCACCTAACTTGCCATCAAGAGCGAAGCCAGTTACAGGGGTGGAAAAGCCTAAGCCCCCTGGACAATCTCTCAAACGAAATCTCAGCCCTGTCGAATTGAATAACAACATCACAAAGACTCTTGATAAACGCGGAAATGTTATAAAGGACCCGGCCAAATTGCATGAGAAAACGAAGTGTGCTAAAACAATATGCAAAAGTGTAGCCCAAAACGTGGAGAAGAGAGATGGTTTGTCGACGTCGCTGCCGCCTCATCCTCCACCCATTCGAGTTCCCGTCGTCCCGAAATCGATCCTTACTGTCCGAACCGAACAGAGAGCATCTTCGTTCACCGCGATGCCGGTAGATTGCCCCCTGGATCTGAGCATGAAATCCCCATCTGCTGCGAAGATCAAGCGAGAGCTATGGCGTCCGCAGCCAGAGAAAGTGGAGAATATTCTCGTAACCGACGTGAAAATGGGAGAGTTTACCTTCACCATTCGAGAAAGTAATACCGCTGAGGGTTTCTTCTCGCAATCATGA